One genomic segment of Terrihabitans soli includes these proteins:
- a CDS encoding polysaccharide deacetylase family protein, which yields MADARTNRFRTALDLIGASGLHHVFSALTRGAGIVFTLHHVRPWDGRAFAPNRLLEITPDFLETVLTYLAEIRYEVVSLDEAVARLAHPGERRFASFTFDDGYRDVRDHALPVLRRFNAPAALFITTSFADGTGDLWWLTLESAIAKSSSVRFGGEEMDTSTVAAKDAAWEKIYWKLRAMSEMRMREEIAGLAERAGTDASDAAKHLCMSWDELRTVAQDPLVTIGNHTVHHYMLAKHPESVMREEIAETQTRIASELSITPRHIAYPVGDPTSAGAREFRAAKDMGLCGWTTRLGLLFPEHKDHTSALPRVSLNGYYQEKKYAELFVSGLPFAINNRFRRVNVD from the coding sequence ATGGCCGATGCCCGCACAAACCGTTTCCGCACCGCGCTCGACCTGATCGGCGCGAGCGGCCTGCATCATGTCTTCAGCGCGCTGACGCGCGGCGCCGGCATCGTCTTCACGCTGCATCATGTCCGTCCCTGGGACGGGCGTGCATTCGCGCCGAACCGGCTGCTTGAGATCACGCCGGACTTTCTCGAAACCGTGCTGACCTATCTTGCAGAGATCCGCTACGAGGTCGTCTCGCTCGATGAGGCGGTGGCGCGTCTTGCGCATCCGGGTGAGCGGCGCTTCGCCAGCTTCACCTTCGATGACGGCTATCGCGATGTGCGCGATCACGCGCTGCCGGTGCTGCGCCGCTTCAATGCGCCGGCGGCCTTGTTCATCACCACATCGTTCGCAGACGGCACGGGCGATCTGTGGTGGCTGACGCTGGAATCCGCGATCGCTAAATCATCCTCGGTGCGGTTCGGCGGCGAAGAGATGGACACGTCGACGGTCGCGGCCAAGGACGCGGCCTGGGAGAAGATTTACTGGAAGCTGCGCGCGATGAGTGAAATGCGCATGCGCGAGGAGATCGCGGGGCTTGCCGAACGGGCGGGGACCGATGCGAGCGATGCCGCAAAGCATCTCTGCATGAGCTGGGACGAGCTGCGCACCGTGGCGCAGGATCCGCTAGTGACGATCGGCAATCACACCGTTCATCACTACATGCTCGCAAAGCATCCGGAGTCGGTGATGCGCGAGGAGATCGCGGAGACTCAAACCCGCATCGCCAGCGAGCTCAGCATCACGCCGCGCCATATCGCCTATCCGGTCGGCGATCCGACCTCGGCTGGCGCGCGCGAATTCCGCGCGGCGAAAGATATGGGCCTGTGCGGATGGACGACGCGGCTCGGGCTGCTTTTTCCGGAGCACAAGGACCATACGAGCGCGCTGCCGCGCGTCTCGCTCAACGGCTATTACCAGGAAAAGAAATATGCCGAGCTGTTCGTCTCGGGTCTGCCGTTTGCGATCAACAACCGCTTCCGAAGGGTGAATGTCGACTAG
- a CDS encoding DUF2842 domain-containing protein → MKIRTRKLIGTALMIVLVMGWAFLFMSLAQTRLGEGGKLWQFFYYVIAGLGWTIPAAVLIKWMSRPD, encoded by the coding sequence ATGAAAATCCGCACCCGCAAGCTGATCGGCACCGCGCTGATGATCGTCCTCGTGATGGGCTGGGCATTCCTGTTCATGTCGCTGGCGCAGACGCGGCTCGGCGAAGGCGGCAAGCTCTGGCAGTTCTTCTATTACGTCATCGCCGGGCTTGGCTGGACGATCCCCGCCGCTGTTCTCATCAAATGGATGTCGCGGCCGGACTAG